One window of Oryza brachyantha chromosome 12, ObraRS2, whole genome shotgun sequence genomic DNA carries:
- the LOC102717022 gene encoding aladin-like encodes MPSFPPPGAVTICEINRDLVAADALSDDRAKEAYGDVLGMVFSPIPFQPDAPAANEAQPAEIVPKASLVSTIAESFKQMLFPSCDPNLLEELDTQKVSWNQHKHCLAFVSGRNQVTVHDFEEPDNKESYILTNDQQKDVKAVEWRPNSGKMIAVGCKGGICLWSASYPGNVASVKSGVTSSSFGAFPRGSGGQWILVDILRGSANELVTALCWKPDGRYLVSASCNSPSFTIWDVSQGLGTPIRRGLSSISLVRWSPTGDYLLTAKLDGTFHLWETNTWTSEPWSSSNGYVSGANWDPEGRTALLSFSNSTTLGSVHFSSKPPSLDAHLLPVELAEISSVIVSQGIEKLAWDSSGERLALSFKDGNEIYHGLVAVYDVRRSPLISVSLVGFIRGPGEGAKPLAFAFHSKFKQGPLLSVCWSSGWCCTYPLILRPH; translated from the exons ATGCCGAGCTTcccgccgcccggcgccgTCACCATCTGCGAGATCAACCGCGACCTCG TTGCGGCGGATGCGCTGTCGGACGATCGAGCCAAGGAGGCCTACGGCGATGTCCTC GGAATGGTCTTCAGCCCGATTCCTTTCCAGCCGGATGCTCCTGCTGCCAATGAAGCTCAGCCCGCAGAGATTGTCCCCAAAGCAAGTTTGGTGTCAACCATAGCCGAGTCCTTCAAACAAATGCTCTTCCCTTCTTGTGAT CCAAATCTGCTTGAAGAATTGGATACCCAGAAAGTAAGCTGGAATCAGCACAAGCATTGCTTGGCGTTTGTATCTGGGAGGAACCAAGTTACAGTTCATGACTTTGAGGAGCCAG ATAATAAAGAATCCTATATTCTAACAAATGACCAGCAAAAGGATGTTAAAGCTGTTGAATGGAGGCCAAATAGTGGAAAGATGATTGCTGTTGGCTGCAA gGGAGGGATATGCCTTTGGTCAGCATCATATCCTGGCAATGTTGCATCTGTGAAATCTGGTGTCACCTCTTCTTCATTTGGTGCCTTCCCTAGAGGTTCTGGAGGTCAATGGATACTTGTGGACATTCTCCGTGGTTCTGCTAATGAGCTAGTTACTGCACTTTGTTGGAAGCCTGATGGAAG ATACTTGGTATCTGCCTCTTGTAATAGCCCATCATTCACAATTTGGGATGTTTCTCAAG GGTTGGGAACACCTATACGACGTGGATTAAGTAGTATATCATTAGTGCGGTGGTCACCCACTGGAGATTACCTTTTAACTGCTAAGCT tgATGGAACTTTTCACTTATGGGAAACAAATACATGGACGTCAGAACCGTGGTCTTCATCTAATGGATATGTATCT GGAGCAAATTGGGACCCAGAAGGTCGTACTGCATTGTTATCCTTTTCTAACTCAACTACACTGGGCTCAGTTCACTTCTCATCAAAGCCACCATCTTTAG ATGCCCATCTCCTACCAGTTGAACTTGCTGAAATTTCCTCTGTGATTGTTAG CCAAGGCATAGAGAAATTGGCATGGGATTCTTCAGGAGAGCGCTTGGCATTGTCATTCAAAGATGGTAATGAAATTTATCATGGCCTCGTTGCTGTCTATGATGTGAGGAGATCTCCACTTATCTCAGTTTCACTTGT TGGATTCATTAGAGGACCTGGAGAAGGAGCAAAACCACTTGCATTTGCCTTCCATAGCAAATTTAAGCAAGGGCCATTGCTTTCTGTG TGCTGGAGTAGTGGCTGGTGCTGTACATATCCCCTCATACTTCGTCCTCATTGA